In Deltaproteobacteria bacterium, one DNA window encodes the following:
- a CDS encoding AtpZ/AtpI family protein, translating to MVKESQRPLKKWALLGSVGMSLVLATFIGLYIGIYLDGLFSTQPWLTITFLILGIIAGFRNIYILIKRYGL from the coding sequence ATGGTAAAAGAGAGTCAAAGACCTTTAAAGAAATGGGCTTTATTAGGCTCTGTAGGAATGTCTTTGGTTCTTGCAACCTTTATTGGTCTTTATATAGGCATATACCTTGATGGTCTCTTTTCAACACAGCCGTGGCTGACAATCACTTTTTTAATATTGGGCATTATAGCAGGGTTTAGAAATATTTATATACTTATTAAAAGATATGGGTTGTGA
- a CDS encoding ATP synthase subunit I — translation MGCDTQRIYPTQKISKILLSSTLTLIAVTAGVNLIMPSITGISMLTGGITGILNFYYLLLTVKRSMTMKIDNIASYVAVRYWMKFTLTSILIYVLVSSHIIEPIAFIVGFTLIVFNIVVLLLFAVKKGVV, via the coding sequence ATGGGTTGTGATACTCAAAGAATATATCCTACACAAAAGATTTCAAAGATACTTTTAAGTTCTACACTTACCCTTATTGCAGTTACTGCTGGTGTAAACTTAATAATGCCTTCCATTACAGGCATCAGTATGCTAACAGGTGGAATAACAGGCATTTTAAATTTTTACTATCTTTTACTTACGGTAAAACGCAGTATGACTATGAAAATAGACAATATCGCATCTTATGTGGCAGTGAGATACTGGATGAAATTTACCCTGACATCTATCTTAATCTATGTTCTTGTATCAAGTCATATTATAGAACCGATAGCATTTATCGTGGGCTTTACACTAATTGTGTTTAATATAGTCGTTCTATTATTATTTGCCGTAAAAAAGGGGGTAGTTTAA